The Candidatus Nezhaarchaeota archaeon genomic sequence TTGGTACACTGCACAGCTTACACATAGGGTCTTAGTTATTACGCTCCTAGATATAACGACGCCCTTACTCTCCAGCTCCTTCCTAAACTGAGGATCTACTAGGTTGACCGTCCTCGTCACTCTGATCGCTTTTCCTCTAGGAATCGGCCTACCGCATCCATCGCAATATAGTATCGAGTCCCTCCCCTTAGCCCCCTTGCTACGCCCTCTACTCTTACGCTTCTTCGGCATGAAGACTGCCCCGCGATACGCCTCCTTAAATTAAGGCCTGCCTCATTTTAATCTTGCGGGGAGGAGGCTGGGTGGATATAGCGGTGGCTGGCCATGTGACATACGACCTAATATACCATGGGCAGCTAGCTAGAGGAAGGTTCTTAGGCGGCACGGCTACGTACTCCTCTCTACTATTTGCTAAGTTATTTTTCAGGCCTCTGCTAGTATCGAGAGTAGGACAGGACCTTGAAGATAGGGACCTCAACCTGCTGGCCACATCTACAAAGCTTAGTGTTAAGAGGTCTGAGGGCCCAACTACGAGGTTTGAGATAAGGTATCTTGATGGCAAGAGGAGGCTGAGGCTACTTGCTAGGTGCGACCCTCTGGCTGAGGACGACATAGAGCAGCTGGGGGAAGTAGACTTATTGCTCCTCGGGCCAGTGGCAGGGGAGATAGAGCCCAGGTTGATTAAGGAGGTAATTGTCAGAGCTGGAGGATTCGTGGCAGCTGTACTTCAGGGCTTCCTAAGACGCTTTAACGCTAGCGGAGAGGTGTCTCTTAAGCCTAGTCTAGAGGCCTTAAACTCCTTGTCTAGGCTATCTATGCTATGTGGATCTAGCGAGGAGGTAATGGTCTTAGCTAGGACTGGAGATCTTAAGAAGGCCCTCAAGAAGCTCGTAGACCTAGGGCCTAGCTATGTTGCAGCGACCATGGGTAGGCGGGGGTCGTGGCTTGCCCTAAAGGGCTTTCTTCTGAGAGCCCCCTGCTACCCTGTGTTGAAGGTAGTCGATCCTACTGGGGCAGGAGATGTATATGCAGGTGTCTTAGCCCTCCTTCTTTCACGGGGGGAAGACGCTACTTGGTCTATGTCCATGGCCACGGCAGCAGCCTCCTTTACAGTTGAGAGCCTCGGCCCTATCTATAAGGCCTCGCTAAGCGAAGTTGAAGAGAGGGCTGCCTTTATAGCTGAGCGAATCACCTTCCTTCCTCTCTAGACCTTCTCCGCCTACCTTCGTCCTGTGGATCAGCTTAGCTATTACTATGGCCACGGCGTAGAGGGCTATGATAGGGGCGGCCAGCATTATCATGGTTAGGCCTGAGACATCAGGCGTGAGCATGGCAGCTAGCACGAAGACAGCTACGACAACCTCTCTCCACCTAGAGGTGAGGGTCTCAGGCGATAGTATGCCCAGCTTTACTAGTAGCGTAGTTACCACCGGGAAGGTGAAAGTAAGCCCCACGCCTAGCATAAGCAATATGGTGAAGGCCAGGAAGTCGTCGACTGTGAAGAAGGGCTGGGCTCCTATTAGCCTAGCGAAGTTTAGGAGGAGCCTGTAGGTCCATGGGAGGAGGATGAAGTACGAGAACGCCATGCCTAGCACTAAGAGGCTTACGAAGGAGGCAGTGAATAGAAGTAGGTAGCGCTTCTCGTGTGAATATAAGGCAGGCTCTACGTACTTGTATATTTCATAAGCCACTATGGGAGAAGCTAGGACGAAGCCCGCTAAGAGCGACATGTATAAGTAAGTCAGTATTGCGCCTGTCCAAGTACTCGCTATCAGCGTAACGCCGCTGGGCAGTAGATCCTCCTCAACCTTCAGTATGAGGACGGAGATGAGCGTAACGTATTCCGGGTTCACTCGGGCGGGGATCGTGGAGACTATAGCCATTGCAACGACGATAGCTACTAGGGCTCTCCTAGCTCTTACTAGCAGCTCCTCTAAGTGTTGCTGAAACTCTAATTCGCTTTCACGCCTAGCGGCCATGACCTTGAGGGCTATCCGTGAGGCTACCTAGCCCTTGACTTTGATACCTCTTCAACTATTTGCTTAATTATCTCCTCCCTACTTTTACCCTCCGTATTAATGCCTAGCTCCCTCGCTAGCTTTATTACCTTGTCCTCGCTCATGGACGAGAGCCTCTTTTCATCTACTTCCCCCTGCGAGGCCCTCCTGAACTCCTTAACAGCTTCACCTAAGCCTCTGGCAAGCTCCGGGAGCTTCTTAGCCCCGAACAATATTAGTATAATGAACAGTATTATTAACCACTCGTAGCCGCCCATCGTCGGGAGGAAGTCTAGGCTGAGGGGGGTCAATTGCTTCGCCCCTGTTTATGGACTAGCTGGACCCTCTTTTTAACTCTTGCCTTTGCCTAGCCGTCTCTACGATAGCTCTTGCCACTTCGTCTACATCTTTACCTTCCACCTCAATCCCTAGCTCTCTAGCTACTTTGAGAAGGAGCTCCTCGTCCCTCGTTTTCTTAACTAGCGGTGGAGCTGGCGTTGAGGCCCTCCTAAACTCTCTGATGGCTTCACCTAGCACCCTCGCCATTTCAGGTATCTTCTTTGGGCCGAAGAGCAGTAGGGCTATGAAGAACAAGACGAGGAGCTCTGCTGCACCTATCATTACTAAGCGGTAGCGGCCAAAATACATATAAGGCTAGCGTCGTAGATGCGGCTTTTGAAATGAACCAAGAAACCCCCCCGCTTAGTAAACTTCCTTACTGCCTTAACGAGGCTACCTGCTCCCTCCTAACGGAGTTTGAGCATAGGCTGAGGAATGAGCTCGTAAAGCTAACCCCTCCCCTCTTCCTCGAACCTGTTCTTTACGCTGTTAGCGGTGGTAAGCGGATAAGGCCCTTAATACTGCTGTTATCGTCATGCCTGATGGGGAAGCCTAGCCTCGACCCCTTCCCAGCCGCAATAACGGTGGAGCTACTTCACTGCGGGTCCTTAGTTCACGACGACATAATAGATCGAGAGAAGCTACGTAGAGGGAGGGATCCGTTTCACATTAAGTTCGGCTTTGAGATGGGGGTATTGAGCGCTGACTTAATGCTAGCTCTATCTTCTCTACTTGTTTCTCACTATGGTGTCTCTCGCTTAGTTAGGAGCATGCTTAAGGAGCTATCGAAGTCCGCGATGGAGATGTGCGAGGGAGAGCTCCTCGAGAGCTCCTTTTTTAGGAGTAGGGAGATTACGTGGAGGCAGTACTTAAAGATAGTTAAGCTGAAGACCGCGCCCCTCTTTAGGGCCTCAGCGAAACTGGGGGGCTTGATAGCTACTAGGGGAAGGAGTACTAGGCTCGTTGCGTCGCTAGCTAAGTACGGCCTCTTAGTAGGTATGGCTTATCAAGTTAGAGACGACGTCCTAGACGCTGAACAGGGAGGCAATGAAGCTCTGAGGATGCTTGGCATGGATAAGCTGCCTGTCCTCAAGGAGCTCTCAAGGCTCCTAGTAGCTAAGGCTAAATTGCTCCTAGGCCCCTTCCAACCCTCCCCCTTCAAGTCTGCCCTATTAAAGCTAGCCGATGTAGCTATCGAGAGAGAACTGTAGCTGCGCTAATAGGTCTTGGCTAGCCTGACCAGGGTTGAGGGCTGGTGGCTGCAAATAACGCAAGGCCCTTCCGCTCCTCCTTCATCTAGAGGCACCCCTAGGACTCTACCTTCTACTTCTTCCTCCAGCTTCAGCCCGCAACTCTCAGAGCCACACCAGGGAACGTGCACAATGCCCTTCTTAGCTGCCACTAGCTCCCTCGCTTCCTCTAAGGACTTTACGTAGAATAGTCTTTCCTTAAACTCTCTCCACGCTCTCTCCCTTAGGCCCTCCTCAACTTCGTGGAGTAGCCCCTCAACTTCGTGTACTACTCTGCCAGCGTTCACTGTCACTCTCTCGAGCCTATCTCGCCTACATAGGGTAACAGTCCCAGCCTTTACGTCTCTCGGGCCTACCTCAACCCTAACTGGCACTCCCTTAAGCTCCCAGACGTAGAACTTCTCGCCCGGGGTGATGTCGTCTCTATCATCTATCTTAGCCCTAATTCCGGCCTCCTCTAGCTGCTTAAGTACCTTGCGGGCCTCCTCTAAGACCTCGGCCTCCTTTCCCTTGTAGGGTATGGGTACCACCACTACCTGTATAGGGGCTACTTTTGGAGGTAGGACGAGGCCGTGGTCGTCTCCATGGATGGAGATCAGGGCAGCTATCACCCTCTCCGAGACCCCATAGCTCGTGGTGTATACGTAGTCCCTTGTGCCGTCTTGCTTAAGGAACTCTACTTCGAAAGCCTTAGAGAAGTTCTGCCCGAGGTTGTGCACTGTCCCTATTTGGAGAGCCTTACCCTCAGGCATGAGGGTATCGAAGGATATAGTGTAGAGGGCCCCAGCGAATTTATCCCAAGAGGGCCTCATCGACACTACGTAAGGTACTCCGAGCTCTCTGAAGAACTTCCTATAGATCTCCACGGCCTCCCTGACTTGTTTCTCAGCATCTTCAAGGCTAGCATGGGCTGTGTGCGCCTCCTTAAATGTCGTGACCTCTCTAACCCTTATCATTGGATGGGTGGCCTTTGTCTCGTATCGAAATACACTAACCACCTGGTAGACCTTCTTAGGTAGGTCTCTGTGCGAATGGATCCAGAGCTTAAACATGGGCATAATTATGGTCTCGCTCGTAGGCCTCAGTGCTAACTTCTCATCTAGCTCTGTGCTCCCTCCCCTCGTTACCCAAAAAACCTCCTCCTCGAAGTTCTTAATGTGCTCCTTCTCCTTAGCCAGTAGGGTTCTAGGTATGAGTAGGGGGAAGAGGCACTCCTCATGGCCAGCCTCGTCGAGGAGGCGGCGCATGATTGAGAGCACGTTGTTCCTTAGCTTAAACCCGTAGCTTGGCCAAACTCCGCACCCCTTGACTAGCACCCGGTAATCATAGACTTCTGCCATTAACGTGACGTCCCTAAACCACTTAGTGAAATCTTGCTGCTTGAGCTGAGCTTCTACCAACGCCTCGACCCTGAGGCTTAAAGCTAGGGCTGACTTTAGCTTTAACGGTCCCTGGCTTTGCTTAAAGAGGAGTTGAGCGAAGCCTCCCTCGTGGTTAAATCAGTCAACTTAGTTAACGTAGCCACCGGGGAGGTTTACGAGACCTCTATAGCTATTGACCATGGGCTGGTGGTTGATGTAGGCCACGTCAATGATTTAGTGGGGACCTCCACGAGGGTTATTGACGCACACGGCCTCTACGCAGCCCCAGGCTTTATTGACAGCCACGTGCATTTAGAGAGCTCTCACTTAACTCTGTCGGGGTTTGCTGAGGCGGCTTTGCCGCATGGCACTACTTCAGCCGTCTTCGATCCTCATGAGATAGCTAACGTTGCTGGAGTGGTTGGCATCGAGGCCTTAATGATGGAGGCCGAGGCCCTCCCCTTCGGGAGCTACTTCACCGTGCCTAGCTGCGTTCCTTCAGCTCCAGGGCTAGAAACGAGTGGCGCTGAGCTAGGTACAAGCGAAGTAGAGGACCTACTCACAAGGCCGAGCGTGGTAGGCTTGGCTGAAGTAATGGATTACTTGGGCGTGCTTCAGCGCCGCCCCGCCCTCCTAAGCAAGATTAAAGCCGCCCTCAAGTTACTGAAGAGGGTCGACGGACACTGCCCAGGACTACGCGGCAGGAGGCTAGCTAGCTATGTAGGCGCTGGGCCTAGCTCAGACCATGAGTGTATCGGCGCTGAAGAGGCCCTAGAGAAGTTGAGGCTAGGGCTTTGGGTAATGATTAGAGAAGGGTCTGCTGCAAAGGAGTTAGATGAGGTGCTTCAAGTAGTACTTAGGAAGGGCTTAGATACCTCTAGGCTACTGCTTGTCACCGACGACCTAGACCCGAGGGACCTCGTGTCTGGCTACTTTGACGTTAGGCTTAGGAGGGCTGTGGAGCTAGGCATCGATCCTGCTGAAGCGATTAGGCTAGTAACTTTAAACCCATCCACGTACTTCAGGCTTGACTACAAAGCAGGGCTGATAGCTCCTGGCTGGAGGGCTGACTTAGTTATCCTTAGGGACTTGAGGAGCTTTGAAGTAGTCCATGTAGTCTTAGCCGGAGAGCTAGCGGTCAGCAATGGCTTTCTCCTACGTCCCCTCCCCCAAGTAAGCTACCCTGAACCCCTCTACCACTCGGTTAGGGCTCCTAAGTTGAGCCCCTTTGACTTCGCTATAAGGACTAGCATAGAGGAAGGGGAGGCTGAGGCTAGGGCTATCGAGGTTTACAATGGTAGCTTAGTAACTAAGGAGCGGAGAGTGAAGCTTAAGGTGGTCAATGGTCTTGTTCAGCCCTCCCCGGACACCGATGTTATTCAGCTTGCAGTTATAGAGCGCCACGGAAGGAGCGGCGGCGTGGGAAAGGGCTTCCTATTAGGCCTAGGGTTAAGGAGAGGGGCCGTTGCCTCTACGTACGCTCACGACGCTCACAATATAGTCGTCGCCGGCGCCTCGTGGAGTGATATGGCTAAGGCCGTTAAGAGGCTTAAGGAGCTTCAGGGAGGCTTCGTCGTAATTGTGGAGGGCCGAGTCGAGGCTGAGCTTGAGCTAAGGATAGCTGGCCTCCTAAGCCCCGGGCAGCCTAAGCACGTAGCCGAGGCGTTAAAGAAAGTTGAGGAGGCTCTACGTAGGCTCGGCTGTAGGCTTTCAAGGCCTCTTCAGACGCTATCCTTCATCTCCCTCCCAGTAATTCCTAAGCTTAGGCTCACTGACAAAGGGCTAGTGGATGTTGAAGAGGGCTGCATAGTGAACCCTGTATTAGGCTAATGACACGGGACCTTTCCTGCCCCGTAAGGTTTATTAGCGCTTATCCTCTGGGTTAATGCCGCGACAGGGCATGGGGATATCTAGGCGCGACTTCATTAGGACCGTGACCTTCCTCGGCGCTACTGCCGCCCTCGAGGCCTTAAAGCCAGACGTTGTCCACGCGCTTGAATCCGCTGCTAAAGGAGAGGTGCCAATCGCTTGGGTTCAAGGAGCAGGCTGTACAGGCTGCACAATCTCGCTACTACAAAGCTCAGACCCTGACCTAGTCGAGGCTATTACTTGGTTCAGGCTGAACCTAATGTTCCACCCCACCGTTATGATTGAGCCCCAACACGATCCGCACGGAGCCTTGAAGAAGCTCAGGGAGTTTCCTGACGGAGGTTACTTAATAGTTGAGGGAGCCATACCTAAAGGTAACTACTGCGTAGTAGGTAAGCGAGAGGATAAGACCCCTATTTCCTTTGAGGAGTGGGTCGAGAGGCTTGGGAGGAAGGCTAGCGTTGTCTTAGCCGTTGGCACTTGCGCCTCCTACGGAGGAATACCAGCGGGCTACCCTAACCCAACTGGGTGCGTGGGTGTCGCAGACTTCTTTAGTAAACGGCGCATAGGCACCCCGGTCGTTAATATCCCAGGCTGCCCACCTCATCCAGACTGGATGCTTCTGACTATAGCTCTCGTTATCCTTGGACACGCTGACTGGGTGCTTGAGAGCCTTGATGAGTACGGTAGACCTTCCTGGTTCTACCCTGACTACATACATAACTTGTGTCCAAGAAGGCAGCACTTTGACAATCTAGAGATAGCTGATGCGCCAGGTGAGCAGGGAATTAAGTGTTTGTGGAAGATTGGCTGTAGGGGGCCTATTGCTAAGGCAGACTGCTCAGTGAGAAAGTGGAATAACGGCGTAAACTTCTGTATTTCAGCCGGGGCTCCCTGTATAGGTTGCTGTGAACCAGACTTTCCTGGCAAAGAGCCTAGGCCTAAGGGCTTTTACGAACACGTAGCTAATCCCAACGTCGGATCTCCTAAGGTGTTTTCCCAGCCCTTTAAAGTGGACTTGAGATCCTTAGCTAGGTCTGAAGAAAGTAATCTGGGCGGCGCGCTTGCGCTTAGGCCTCTCGATATCGCTGCCCTTGCTAGCATGGGTATTGGCCTGGCTGCCCTCCTTGCGAGGTCTAGGAGTCGAAGGGTAAAGGAGGTGGAGGAAGGTGGTTGACGAGGTAATAATAGACCCAATGACTAGAATAGAGGGACACTTAGCAATTAAGCTTAAGGTGGATAAGGGGGAGGTGGTTGATGCTTACTCCATGGGCATGCTTTGGAGAGGCCTTGAGCGAATCGTACTTGGGAGAGATCCTAGGGATGCGCCAATAATTCTATCGAGAATCTGTGGTGTATGCCACGGGGCGCATAGGCAGGCCTCCATCCTAGCTATAGAGCGCGCTTGCATGGGCAAGGACTACTATCCACCAGACAATGCTGTTAGGATCAGGAACGTAATGGAAGGCATCCAAGAGACTTGGGATCATGCAGCTCACTTGACAGTGCTCTGCGGCCCAGACTTCGCAGTCTATGGCTTAGCAGGTAAGTCCTGCCCTGGGCTCCGCCAGCCTCACTGGGCCCCCCCGGCCTCTAATAAGCCTCCGTTAACCAAGGCTCCATGCCTTGAGCTGGACGTCGACCGCTACTACCAGCTCCTCCATACATTAATTCTACCAACTCAGAAGCTAGCCCACGAGGCCTTGGCTATATTTGCTGGAAAGGTGCCCCACTACATGACCGCCCTACCTGGCGGCGTTACGGTAAGCCCTAGCCCGGCTGACGTCGCCCTAGCCTACACTAAAATGAAGGAAGTTAAAGAGGTAGTCTGCAACGTCTATGACTATATATGGAACGTCTTCATCCCCCATCTAATTGAAGAGCACTTAGACGTAGTAGAACTAGTGAGCAACATAGGGGTGGGCGTGAGGAACTTCTTAGCTTACGGAGTCTGCCCCGACCCAGATAGGAACTATAGGAACTTCTTAGAGGGCGGTGTAATCTTCAACTACCCGGTCAATAAGACGCCTGAGCCAGTTAACTTAGAAGAAATAGAGGAGCACGTTAAGTACTCATGGTATACTGACGTGAGCGGTGGTAAAATAGCGCGGCAGCCTCCACCTGAGCCCATGTACAATAAGGAGGGGGCTTACTCCTGGATGAAGGCTCCTAGGTATAAAGGAGAGCCCTGCGAAGTCGGCCCGCTGGCTAGAATGATCATCAACGGTAAGTATACGCCAATATCTAAGCACGGCTCTTCTTTGATAGACAGGGTCCTTGCTAGATTAGTAGAAACGAAGCTGTACGCAGACGCGGTCCTCGACTGGTTGCTAGAGCTAGCTAGCCACTTAGGTAAGCCCGTGTACGATGGTAATTTTAAGATAAGGGATGGCGAGGGCTTCGGTACTTGGGAGCCTCCTAGAGGCGCGCTACTTCACTACATTAAAATAAGTGGTGGTAAGACCGCTGCTTATCAGTGCGTGGTTCCATCGACGTGGAACGTCTCGCCACGGGACGCCAAAGGTAAGAGGGGACCTATTGAGGAGGCCCTCATAAAGGCCCCGGTCCCTTACGATGAGAGAGCCAAGCGTTACGATGTTATAAACCCTGTTAGAATAGTGAGGTCCTTCGATCCCTGCTTAGCTTGCGGTATCCATTTAATGACCCCAGATGGTACGGTTGTTCAGAAGGCCACTGTTACTCTAGGCCTACCGTAGTGGTGGGCTTGAGGAAGAAGGTGATAGTCGTGGGGCTGGGTAATGTGCTAATGGGCGATGAGGGAGTGGGCGTCAGGGCGGCTGAAGCCCTCTCAAGACTCCACTTGCCACCTACTATTACGGTTTACCCTGCAGGCACGCCTAGCTTGGCTCTACTCCACTTAATCGAGGGGTCTGAGAAAGTGGTA encodes the following:
- a CDS encoding 30S ribosomal protein S26e codes for the protein MPKKRKSRGRSKGAKGRDSILYCDGCGRPIPRGKAIRVTRTVNLVDPQFRKELESKGVVISRSVITKTLCVSCAVYQ
- a CDS encoding PfkB family carbohydrate kinase; translation: MDIAVAGHVTYDLIYHGQLARGRFLGGTATYSSLLFAKLFFRPLLVSRVGQDLEDRDLNLLATSTKLSVKRSEGPTTRFEIRYLDGKRRLRLLARCDPLAEDDIEQLGEVDLLLLGPVAGEIEPRLIKEVIVRAGGFVAAVLQGFLRRFNASGEVSLKPSLEALNSLSRLSMLCGSSEEVMVLARTGDLKKALKKLVDLGPSYVAATMGRRGSWLALKGFLLRAPCYPVLKVVDPTGAGDVYAGVLALLLSRGEDATWSMSMATAAASFTVESLGPIYKASLSEVEERAAFIAERITFLPL
- the tatC gene encoding twin-arginine translocase subunit TatC, giving the protein MAARRESELEFQQHLEELLVRARRALVAIVVAMAIVSTIPARVNPEYVTLISVLILKVEEDLLPSGVTLIASTWTGAILTYLYMSLLAGFVLASPIVAYEIYKYVEPALYSHEKRYLLLFTASFVSLLVLGMAFSYFILLPWTYRLLLNFARLIGAQPFFTVDDFLAFTILLMLGVGLTFTFPVVTTLLVKLGILSPETLTSRWREVVVAVFVLAAMLTPDVSGLTMIMLAAPIIALYAVAIVIAKLIHRTKVGGEGLERKEGDSLSYKGSPLFNFA
- a CDS encoding twin-arginine translocase TatA/TatE family subunit, with product MGGYEWLIILFIILILFGAKKLPELARGLGEAVKEFRRASQGEVDEKRLSSMSEDKVIKLARELGINTEGKSREEIIKQIVEEVSKSRAR
- a CDS encoding twin-arginine translocase TatA/TatE family subunit, whose product is MIGAAELLVLFFIALLLFGPKKIPEMARVLGEAIREFRRASTPAPPLVKKTRDEELLLKVARELGIEVEGKDVDEVARAIVETARQRQELKRGSS
- a CDS encoding polyprenyl synthetase family protein; translation: MNQETPPLSKLPYCLNEATCSLLTEFEHRLRNELVKLTPPLFLEPVLYAVSGGKRIRPLILLLSSCLMGKPSLDPFPAAITVELLHCGSLVHDDIIDREKLRRGRDPFHIKFGFEMGVLSADLMLALSSLLVSHYGVSRLVRSMLKELSKSAMEMCEGELLESSFFRSREITWRQYLKIVKLKTAPLFRASAKLGGLIATRGRSTRLVASLAKYGLLVGMAYQVRDDVLDAEQGGNEALRMLGMDKLPVLKELSRLLVAKAKLLLGPFQPSPFKSALLKLADVAIEREL
- the proS gene encoding proline--tRNA ligase, which gives rise to MVEAQLKQQDFTKWFRDVTLMAEVYDYRVLVKGCGVWPSYGFKLRNNVLSIMRRLLDEAGHEECLFPLLIPRTLLAKEKEHIKNFEEEVFWVTRGGSTELDEKLALRPTSETIIMPMFKLWIHSHRDLPKKVYQVVSVFRYETKATHPMIRVREVTTFKEAHTAHASLEDAEKQVREAVEIYRKFFRELGVPYVVSMRPSWDKFAGALYTISFDTLMPEGKALQIGTVHNLGQNFSKAFEVEFLKQDGTRDYVYTTSYGVSERVIAALISIHGDDHGLVLPPKVAPIQVVVVPIPYKGKEAEVLEEARKVLKQLEEAGIRAKIDDRDDITPGEKFYVWELKGVPVRVEVGPRDVKAGTVTLCRRDRLERVTVNAGRVVHEVEGLLHEVEEGLRERAWREFKERLFYVKSLEEARELVAAKKGIVHVPWCGSESCGLKLEEEVEGRVLGVPLDEGGAEGPCVICSHQPSTLVRLAKTY
- the ade gene encoding adenine deaminase, producing MLKEELSEASLVVKSVNLVNVATGEVYETSIAIDHGLVVDVGHVNDLVGTSTRVIDAHGLYAAPGFIDSHVHLESSHLTLSGFAEAALPHGTTSAVFDPHEIANVAGVVGIEALMMEAEALPFGSYFTVPSCVPSAPGLETSGAELGTSEVEDLLTRPSVVGLAEVMDYLGVLQRRPALLSKIKAALKLLKRVDGHCPGLRGRRLASYVGAGPSSDHECIGAEEALEKLRLGLWVMIREGSAAKELDEVLQVVLRKGLDTSRLLLVTDDLDPRDLVSGYFDVRLRRAVELGIDPAEAIRLVTLNPSTYFRLDYKAGLIAPGWRADLVILRDLRSFEVVHVVLAGELAVSNGFLLRPLPQVSYPEPLYHSVRAPKLSPFDFAIRTSIEEGEAEARAIEVYNGSLVTKERRVKLKVVNGLVQPSPDTDVIQLAVIERHGRSGGVGKGFLLGLGLRRGAVASTYAHDAHNIVVAGASWSDMAKAVKRLKELQGGFVVIVEGRVEAELELRIAGLLSPGQPKHVAEALKKVEEALRRLGCRLSRPLQTLSFISLPVIPKLRLTDKGLVDVEEGCIVNPVLG
- a CDS encoding hydrogenase small subunit, which produces MPRQGMGISRRDFIRTVTFLGATAALEALKPDVVHALESAAKGEVPIAWVQGAGCTGCTISLLQSSDPDLVEAITWFRLNLMFHPTVMIEPQHDPHGALKKLREFPDGGYLIVEGAIPKGNYCVVGKREDKTPISFEEWVERLGRKASVVLAVGTCASYGGIPAGYPNPTGCVGVADFFSKRRIGTPVVNIPGCPPHPDWMLLTIALVILGHADWVLESLDEYGRPSWFYPDYIHNLCPRRQHFDNLEIADAPGEQGIKCLWKIGCRGPIAKADCSVRKWNNGVNFCISAGAPCIGCCEPDFPGKEPRPKGFYEHVANPNVGSPKVFSQPFKVDLRSLARSEESNLGGALALRPLDIAALASMGIGLAALLARSRSRRVKEVEEGG
- a CDS encoding nickel-dependent hydrogenase large subunit; this translates as MVDEVIIDPMTRIEGHLAIKLKVDKGEVVDAYSMGMLWRGLERIVLGRDPRDAPIILSRICGVCHGAHRQASILAIERACMGKDYYPPDNAVRIRNVMEGIQETWDHAAHLTVLCGPDFAVYGLAGKSCPGLRQPHWAPPASNKPPLTKAPCLELDVDRYYQLLHTLILPTQKLAHEALAIFAGKVPHYMTALPGGVTVSPSPADVALAYTKMKEVKEVVCNVYDYIWNVFIPHLIEEHLDVVELVSNIGVGVRNFLAYGVCPDPDRNYRNFLEGGVIFNYPVNKTPEPVNLEEIEEHVKYSWYTDVSGGKIARQPPPEPMYNKEGAYSWMKAPRYKGEPCEVGPLARMIINGKYTPISKHGSSLIDRVLARLVETKLYADAVLDWLLELASHLGKPVYDGNFKIRDGEGFGTWEPPRGALLHYIKISGGKTAAYQCVVPSTWNVSPRDAKGKRGPIEEALIKAPVPYDERAKRYDVINPVRIVRSFDPCLACGIHLMTPDGTVVQKATVTLGLP